The DNA window aaaaaagCAGCTACTGTGAGCTTTCTCTTACTGCTCTGAGATCTGTAGATTATGTCACATCAACTCGAAACACATCGGCCCGACTGTCGACGTGACACATGATGCATCACAACAGGTCCTGCAGGGAGAGGCTCACAGGGATCACATTCTTTTTAAGGGGGGAAGCTTTCTACTggggtgtgtgtgcttgtatttGCGGGTGGGGGTGTTTTCAAGTCCCCTCCTGCTTTGCCTGGACACGCTGTCCTTATAGAGATACAATGAGCCCAGGAGGGACAGGACCACTGCAGGGGTCGAGGGGGGGGGTACGGcctgagacagacaggaagaggaacaaAGGGCCACACTTACTGTCAGTCAGGCCTCCAGACATGCTGGATGGGGTGAGTGTGTTACGCTGCTGCGGGTTGATGAGCTGGCTGACAGAGGGCAGCTTGTTGACTTTTCCGTGAGTCGGGGAGCCGGAGCCGTAGGAGGACTGAGACTGCATGGAGTTCCtgggcaggagagaggagggtaCAGGCCGTTACCATCATCGTCTCTCCACAGCGCTCAGCCACAAACACATTGTATTGAATTGACTATAGTGaataaaaaatccaaactttaTTGATAATAGTTCTGATAATATAATATCGTACTAATTGTCTGTTCTTGACCCTTAGAGGGTGTTTCATCCTCTTTAATGAAATATAAGAGAAGTAAAAGAAAAGGGCAGAGGTCAAACAAAAAaagccttttatttatttaatgttgatGGACAAACGTACAGCAgccacaaaaataaaatgatctgtTTCAAACAGAATGGTCACATCTTCTCTGTACATGACAAAGTCAAGTTAGAGaaggttaaaaacaaacacaccaactGTCCTGCAGTGACTTTATAAAACATGACCAGCATCAGCAAACAATTCTCAACAATAAAGTCTCTTCCCCCCAAAGACAGATTTAGTGAGTCCAGCTCTCATTCAGTCTCACAAACTCTTAAGTGGAGTTATAGAAAACAAACAGGTTTGGTTCCTGCTTAACTTCCGCCAGAATAAAAGGCTATAAATGGGAAGAACATTTCACAGACAGACTCTATGTGACAGATACTGTACATGATAAACAGAGAAGATCAGAGCGAGGAGAAATATCCTTTCGTATGGCCAAAAATAATGCATGCAAAAAATGATCTATGAATCTTGAGAAAAACGTCAGTAGAGCCATTAACTACGAGTGGATAAACAAAGAATAGCTGTGTCCAGTGTGTGGGGCTGTACAGTCGCCACAGGGGCTGAACAGGAGATGGGCTGCTCCATGAggttaaagcagcagcaacaaagaAAGTCTCAGTGTCACATTCTCAGTGCAGAATCACCAGGAAAGGCAGAAAATTAGCAGATGTGAAAAATCAAAGTTGATCaaatggagacagagaggaaggaggtcCGAGtatcagggaggaggaggaagaggaatgtGGGGCGGTTttcaggaggagctgcagcggcgCCTCTGCTTTCCTGCAGGTTCCAGGAGCTGGCTACCAAGACGGGTATTTATCAGACTGCAGGGGAGGaaccagagagaagagagaagaggagaaataaGGGCTCAcggatggaggagaagcagaaaggCGTGAGTGACCCCAGGGAGGCCCAGAGGTTTGAGAGAAGTAGCTGCAGTAATATTagtggaggaaaaagagagatacAACACAGAAGGAAGTGCACAGGGTTGTTATTTCAGACATCTGAAGTGTGATACAGCCAGTGTCCAGAAGATGGCACTATGCAGACACAGATCACAGCTGCTCACCACTGGAATGTGCAGTGATGTGATGTAGCATTTGCACAGCGGAGAGAAAGAACAGGTCTGAAACACTCGCTGTTGACAGAACCTTTTATGTCACGGAAATATTTTCAGAGAAAGAAACTAACAAGCTGTTAGTATTTTAAAGACGATAGGAAGAAAACAGAGGTAACATGCAGAggtctaaatatttaaaaccactCAATACACTAAATGAACttctattctgtcaaatgtcTGTAGACCGATTGtatattaatacaatttataTAACTACCTTTATTTTGGTGCCTGTCTCAAAGTAACAGGTTAGTCAGGAACAAACAAATGAagcttaaaaaaaactgcaaaaaaacaaactatctCACTTTGAGGCTTTCTGCCAGTGTCTTAATGGCAAACTAAAAGATAAGCAGTAATTATCATCACAGGCCTCTCAAACTATCGTTTACACCCATCTCCTCGTTTTAGCTTAAAGTGAAATGGGCGTGGATcaggaaaagtgtgtgtgtgtgtgtgtgtgcgtgtgtgtgtgtgtgtgtgtgtgaacaagtaCGCCTGAGACAGTTTTAATTATGCTGAAGTGAATAGCAATAGATGAGGCCAAGGCACGGTTTTTGTTGGGTGCTGTTGTGCAAACCTGGCAGAGCACCCAAAGGCGTTACCACAAATCTTTGGAAGCTTCTCCTTAACAAAGCATAGCCAGGTACATTTGTCACGATTCTTCAGCTTTGGCTCATGTCCCATGAGAGAGCAGAACGGGGGAAAAACAGCTCTACTTGAAATGAGTCTCACCCTTTAAACCTGCACCTTCTCACTAAACTCTCAGCTGCTGGGATACACTGAATAACATCAATTTTAAGCAATTATTATCAGCTTAGTGCATAGTGCATAACCTTGATCGGTGGAATCTACTTTAGCGGCAGCAAGTCAGTCATGGTAAGTCTGTTAAATCACTGCAGTCcattcaaacaaagaaaaccaaGCAGTTTAGTCAGAATAAGAGTGCAGTGAAAAACACAGCGCAAGGGAACAAGTCCACTTGAATTCAAGGGGGAACCTCGTAACTAACGTAGATTGGTCTCTCTCCTCATATGGCTGAGAACAAAAGAACATGACTTTATGAAGAATCTGTACTGGTACTCACTGTTTCTGGAGTAggttttgctgctgctgccggtaTGATTCTATGGTGTGTTGTGGAAGAAACTGCATGAGCTCCAGAGACTCTTTGATTTTGACCAAAATCTCGTAAATTTCACGGCCTTTAATCTGtcgagaaaaaaagaaaacgatgGTCAGTAATCAGGTTGGACTCGATCCCGACAACGTTTTGAACAGCATCAAAAGGACACTTACAGGCAAACAGAACACCTCCTCGTCTGTGGATCTTCTTTTCTTGATAGTAGACATCTGTATGCCGTGGGAAACCTGGCGGAAAGCTGTAAAGAGAAGAGAGACGAGTGAGTACGACGGCCGGGTGCTGGCAACTTCGCCTTAGCCAGAGCAGGAGGAAAACAagcaggagagcagcagagggtTTGGCAGCATTCCCTGAGAGCGGCTAAGGGTCCTGGACACTTGCAGCACGTCAGGTAATGGCAAAGTTCGTCAGCCCATCACCAGCCCCAGCGATACTTACGGCGTTTCGTACCGTCATTGCTCTTTGTGGCGTCTGTTACGTGCTGCTTGCGGATGCTGTCCTCGTCTGCCTTGCGGTCTCTGCCCGGGCAGGCGCAGATCCTGGCCTCAAAGCACCGGCGGCCTAATACCTGACCGCTGGGAGAAGATGGGGACACACAACCGTCACAAAACGATCCACAACTTCACTGGAGGCATGcactgaggatgaggatgacaaTGTCTCTTACTCTCTGGTTTCCAGAGTGACAATGATGAGAATTGGGCGTCTGTTCATTCCACCCACGCAGCTCGAGTTGCACATGAAGTTGTACAAGATCGTGGTGAATTCTGTTCCAACCTGAGGAGACAGATGACAGAAGGTGAGTGACAACACTTGGTGACGCTGAAGAAAAAACTGGTTTGTCCAAGCAGCATTCAAATCCTGGTTTGATTTTCATTTGCACTTCTCCTGTGATCATTTGTTTCTCTCAGGTTTCTGCAGAATAACAAGTTTTTCACTTTTGGGCTCTTTTCTTTtactacatttatatttaaatcagcGCAGCTGCTGGGTATCAAGTGGACATGAGAGGCCGGGCTGTCACCAGCCTGTCTGTCAGAGTCAGCTGAGGTGGAGAGGTGTCACTGACAGGGCAGCATTGATAGACGGCTCACCTGGGGAGGTTCATAAGGAACAAATACACTCTGTCTTCCAGTGATGGTGTCCTCCAAGTACTGGGCATGGCTGTTTCCCTCCACACGAATCAGATGGCTGGGAGGAGCGATCTGACCTGGAAGCAACATGAGTCACATCAATAAGTGTGGTCAACAAACACTGATTACTTACTTTTAGAGTGAGAATTGTATTTGTAATAAATGAACAGAACTGACCATCGTTGAACTCGCGGCTGAGCTCGTGGTTCGGGCAGCGCTTCACCACTTCGGTCACATGTTCGGCTTTCTTGTAAACAGGCATGGCTCTGATCACGGCACCCTGGGGGGGGTTGGTCAGGACTTTGATCTGAATGGGACATGTCTTGGCAATCTGGCAGTATAACTTCTTCAGTTCTGTTGAGTACTGAagggaaagacaaacaaaaaaaagagagtagATTAGATAAAACATAAATCAACTGAATAAAGGAAACAACAACGTAAATGTTTTTCATGAGGctcaaaaacaacctgcaactAAAtcctaaaaacaaacattaatccGGGTAACACCTGTTGCCTGGACTGTGCACTTCTGGTTTCCCCTGAAGCAAAAGGGGTTATAGACAAGACTATGTGATTATGACCTAcctgaataaacacacacacacacacacacacacacacacacacacacacacacacacacacacacacacacacacacacacacaggtacgtTTTGGTTGTAAGAGTCAAAGATGTCTCCCCCCTGGGACTTCCGAGGAGCGTCATAAAATGGACCCCTCCAGCAGCAATTAAACTGGGCCTGGCTTTCATCTTCAAGGGAGGAGTGCTCCGCTGAAGCATCTGATGGCCACTCATCACACACATCAGAGCGACCGTAGAGACTGGTGAGCTAACACAGTTGAGCTCAGTTTTTCTCAAGAGGAAGACAATGACTCAGTTTTAGTCGTGGAGGATCCTTCTTTCGAAATGTGATGcttgctcacacacactggctaACTTTCAAGTTTTGTCAGCCAGGAGTCATGAATAATGGATGCACGTTGATCCGGGGCACAGTTAGGATTGATAACCAGCAAGTCATCAGAAAGACTGAATTGTTGGTAATAGGCAAACCCAACTGTGTAAACAAACCATTCAAATCAGTGCTGTGTAAGCAGAGCCTTAAATCCTCTGTGTGCAGGAGACAGTGGGTGAAGTGGAAAATTTCCCTGTCAGGTTCATTTCTGAGCGAAGAGAAGTGAACATTGTGAAAACCGCTCGGGGTTTTGTTCGAGAACAACGCAACGCCAAATTCCTCCTCAATTCAGTTTGGTTCCAGGGAAAGGGAGCCCGTCCCAGTACCTGTCTGTGCTGACTGTAAATATTACTGAAGCTTGGCATGGACGTTTACTCTGCTCCCCAGGCACAGCCTTTCATCAGGACAAACCCCAATCCGCTCCCTCTCATCTCCCTCTGCTGTAAACCCCAGGACAAAGTACACACATTACTGCTTTTCACCCAGAGGTGGGATCCACCAACACCGACAGGTTAATAACACTCAGCTTATCTACTGTCATTAAATATTAACTGTACATGCACAGGATGAACTGACATAAGACGACAACTGTTAGAAAGTTGTGATAGTGTTCTATCAGTTAGTAAGGTTCAAAAGTTTGATTTGCCGTTTGTGCAGAAATACATCTATTTAAAATGATATAGTGTCTGATGAGCACAGTTCAAGCTCTGGGACGTGTGATGACAGACGTGACTCTTCCTTAAACTCAAAGCAGCTTTCCAAAAAGTCCTctcaaaaaaaaagtctcaggtGAATGTTTGCAGTTGCCCCTCGCTCCTAACCTGATACTCCCCGTACGCCTCTGTCAATCAGCTAAATGAGGTGGAGAAGCCAAGCAGAGAGACGAggggggaagaaaagagagaaagaggaagagaaagagagcggcGTAAAGGGTCAGTATGTAGACCTTCAAATAATTATAGGTTGTTGGTTTTTTTGTAGCCTAAGGCGAAAAATGCACAACTCTTAACGCCAAGATCTAATCAGAGACGTAAGAGAGGCACACAAACAAAGTTGTGTTGATCATATCCTACtggcacccacacacacacatacacatacacgcACTGAAGAGAACCATCCCAGCCCTGCAGCTACAGATTTCGAGCACACAGCTATGCGCTGCTGGAGCTATGTTTGCTCAGCAGTGagagcaggagctgctgctggcggCTGAAAGCAGTGCCTGGCTAAAGCTAACACGGTTCAGGGTGGAGGACGCCCAGTTGACTGATGGGATTCAGTGGCTCACACAGGGTGCGGCCTTCAGGTGTTAACATGTAATTATGAGTCTTTCATTGGTCACAATGTGAATTACACAGCCAGGGAACACAGAGTGCACAATACAGAGTCGCTTAATCACAATCGTTTGAAAAAAACTTTTCCAAGTGTTTGCAGGAACCGCCATGTGACACTTAGTTCTTCTGGCACATGCAGAAGTGAGGCAGTacaaatataatgaagtgatagTGAAATGAGTGGCAGAGGCTGTATTTACAAACAAGACCTACTCTGGCTGCTGCGTACACATCTCCTGGacagaaaacatgaacaaaGGCTGGTTACCTCTGCAGTTTGTACACGGCAAATATAATAATCTTACCAAATGAAACGCACAATTTGTTCTGATACTCGTACAGTGCTGCATGTGTGCAACTACTTTCTAACACTTGCAGCCCTtgaacgcacaaacacacacttcccgTGCAGTGCAGGTTGGGGCAGGCCCACAGCTGTGGCGTTCTTTTCTACCTGACAGGCGCTGCGGGCGCATGCAGAAGTCAAGTCCTGACAAACATCAGGCCTTAAACAAGCACTGTTTGGCGCCTCTGGTCTTGTCTTCTTCATACCAGACATGTCATGTCATGCCTGGAGCTTCTCCCCAACCTGTTTAATTCAACAATAATGCCAAgacgtttttttcccctctcctgTTTTCACTGGAATAGaactaataaaaaaacaccTCTCAGCAGAAAAGGAATATGTGGtaaattaaaagtttaaaacgATAATCATCTCTCGCTCTCAAAAGAAATGTGTTGTAGTCATCGACTTTAATCTTGACCCTGCAATCTCAGTGACAACTGTCCCAAGGCAAACCTGTGCACTGACATGTAGCATCATGTTTATGAAGCTAGCGTCAAATATGTATGTCACTCCTGGGATTAGCCAATCCAATGGCTGTCTTCACCAGTGACTGAGTTCAATGCAttagaaactgaaaataaaagcaaagctaacgaaaaaaaattatgttatgtttctttttttcacttgcTTGATTCCTGACAATATGCTTTATGTATAACCTTAAATCTAAGGAACCACACGGTGGTGCTTTCTGCAGACTTGGATGGATTGGATCCACAAGaagctcatcttctcttaatgACGAgtagttacatttttttatatatattttttaacttatATGTTTTCTGCTAGGCGAATCACTGCTGCTGGTATCTCCACAGGTTGTTGTTGATCTAAATTGTAGAGAATGACCTTTCCCACAATAATTATGTAGAAATCCCATAGCCCATATCATAAAAACCTTTTGACTCTGCCCTTTTAAAATTTCCCTTCTACCTTTTCCCATCTGTAGCTTACAGGGCTTGTGATGGGGCGAGTCGTGACAAGCTTCTTGACACAAACAAGTCTCAGCCCCATCTTGTGAGGCGTGGGACGGGCCCACAGATGTTCCAGGGGCAAGCTGTGTCTTGCTGCCTTTCGCTAGAACACTCTTCTCTTTGAGCGTTCAAgggctctcctcctcctccggcgcAATGTGAGATGCAGCCATCAAGCTTAACTCTCTCAAAAAGACAGAGCCCACTCCAAGAGCACAGGGTTCAGGAAAGAGGCACGCAGTATTTACACAAGTATTATCTACAGGCCCTCAATCCATTACTGTAATCCCCCGAGCTCTACAGCGTCCCACTGATCGCCCAAACCATGACATTCCTCTCCTTTGACTGCTATACGTGGTGGCAGGTAATACACATGGCAAACACAACCCATCTTTAGCTTCACAATAGTGGCATCAATTGCCAACAATGGCTGCCTCGTTTGCAACACTCGATGAATTTAGCAGGCTAAAGCAAAGAAGCTAAAAGACATCTACAACCCGCAAATTCCTTTGACACGGCCGAGTGTTTTTCTCCGAGAGAATGATAAAAGAGGGAATTCCATGGAGACTGCAGGAGTGCCAACAAGGAAACTGTTTAGGAGCAGTTCTGGGAAATGTtgacgtgcgtgtgtgcgtgtgtgtcacaGTCGTCCTAGACAGGAAGAGGTTAAGGTGTGGGTTAGGGATTAGGTGTGTCTCAATAAGAACAGTCATCAAAAAAGTCAGTACACAGTCCATTAAGTCCTGTGGAAGATCCCACAGGCCTTCAAAAGGGCGGCATTAGCAGATCTATGCTCTGAGCAAAGCCGTGCTGGTGACATCTTCAGTGGCTCGCCGCCATCAGTCCGTCAGTCCAGCAGTTGAGCTATCGCACTGCGATTATGAGAGCTTTGAGACAGATCACCTGAGATCAGGTGAGGGAGCCTCCTTCAAAATGGGAACCAACACTGTAATCACCACTCTTTAGAATAGCTGCTGCCGAACAACGGGGAAAATGACTGTCTCTGTTATGGAAAATCATCAGCAGAACAAAACGATGTTCAGTGAGCGAAAAGTCTCACAAATACTCTTTGGATTAAGTGACAGGGATTTGTCGCCGGTGGACGATGCACTGACTCATAACCTGAccatcaaatgaaaacacatctcTGAGAATGAGATTAAAAGAGACCATTTCTGTGGCTCATTCATTAACACAACAAAGTAACTTCATGTTAAggggtttatttttttaatttccatttaTAATTCTGCTAGGACAATGAAGTTTAGATGTGTTAAGAGCCTCCTAAAAActgagagcaggagaaggaCTGTACGTTATTTAGCATTGTTTATAATAGTGACagattatttctttaaatttgtatCTAATCtatatcattattttattgttatatatttactttttcCATCTTTAAAgattataaatcaaataaacagaggaaagggaattatttttcacttaattcattttcaggtatttaaatatatataaatgtgaaaaatcTGAACGAGTAAAAGTCAAATTCTCAATTTTTACCCCATTCAGACCTAAAAAACAATTGTGTTGCATCATATGTTTTGACTTTGGGACACAAAGTCTGTTGCACTTCATGTGTCAATGACGGGGATGTGTCCTAAACCAGTATGGCTCAGGCTCTGGGGCGTGCCTCTCACAAACCACACTCCACAGCTCCTCACGGTTGCACATGAGAcaaacacttttgttttttggaCTGTGAAAATGAGAGGGATGAGTGAGGCAGTCTGGGAATTGGGTGAGTGTCAAAATCCCACACTCGGGAGGAATAAGGTGAGATCGCCCAGCACTCCCTGAGTTCAGCCTGTTTACTTGGAATACACAGTGCATTAAAGTCACTGCATTGAGCTCAGCAGGTTTTTCAACAGTTTCAACAGCAGGTGtggggtgttttttttctatctccCACTAATGATAGGCCTTTTTAATCACCATTTCCATTGAAAATGTCGAATCCGAAGTCACCACTTGGAAATAATTTGCTGTATTGAAGCACCATGACGTTATCAACACTCCACATCTAGCCCAAGACGCCCCGAAATTGTAACATTCGGATTCTATCCAAACTGTCCAGAaaccaatgtaaaaaaacaaaaaagtgtcaCCTATGTCGTCCACAAGGGTGCATTCAATCCCCCGGACTTGTGATGCTGTCACAGTGATTTCACAGAGCGGTGTACATCAGACACCAAACCAAGCAACTGTGCTCTGATGCAACAGCTGTCCCTCAGCCATGTCATGCCTAatgacagagcaggaggagctggttgtgtgGGTTTATGGAGCATCACATGGGGATATCTGCAGCCTGCACAGGGCATCACCACACCTGGACCAACTGCTcagtctgtttacctctgtcatCAACAAAGTACCGGTGAACTCTGCTCAAGTTGCGTGTAAACTGGGATTTGAACATGATCAGAACATGGTCAGTAAACATGAGGAATATGTAAGAGCAGAGAATCATTTGTACAGCtagatttacatttaaaagcTTTGATTAATGTATCTGACAGCCTAGTAGTTTGATGATGCCCTTCAGTCTTTATTCTATCAGCAGGTGAAGTGTAAAGTCTGAGCCTTTGCGAGAAATACCTGTGAATTAGTAATTATTTGAAGCTATTCAAAAGGGCATTCTCTCCTGCGAGATGAGGTTATGCAATGAGGGATTTTCAGATGATTTGCACCTAAATCTGCCTTGAGCAAAGATTGTCAGATAAGGAGCTCAACAGTAAAAGTGTCTCTATATCATCTTTACTCCTCTTCAAATTATGACAGCTAGAACATTAATATGCCTCTGTGGTTCTTTAGTTACAATGACGTGCATAGTCCTGCTGTATGACACACAAAACTTTACAAAACTAATTTGCCATATAAGTATATTTAGATTCATCAGGAAACAGTAATGTACAATCACAACACCAGAAATATTGAATGTCCACGCAGAGGATACCGTGATTGATAACTTACCTGACAGTCTGAATTTGCCCTATAGAGACACAAACGTGTGGTCTTCACCAATAGGAAGCTGTTGTAAGACTGAGatgttctctctgtcttttcttttcttgctaAACTTCCATTTTAAATTAGACGGGAAGCTTGACACCACTCTTATGTCTGTTTGGTTCAGAGCCCACAAACAAGTTATGTCAAGTGAATTAGTGAACTTGTGAGATGCTGGTAGGTGGGTTTACCTTTGCACAGAGGCCAGATTAGCTCACTCCCTGTTGCCAGGCTTTACATTAATTCATCTTACTAGCTATTGTTATGGAAATCTCATATGTCATGGACCAATACTGACTCAGCACATAAGAGGACACTGATTCATGTTAGTGTACGTGTAGAGGACTGATGGACATTTAAGGATGACAaattggttagggttagggttagcccgTCAATAACTACTTTCACAAATGTAGCAGAAAGTTTCTTACCGTCCAGGTGGCAGACTTTGCTGTACTAGACTGCTGGAAGGACACATCAAAAGTGTGAGTGCCAGCGTAATCTGTGTTGGATGGGATTGCCGGTGAGGGAGACATGGCGTCGAAGGTGGAGCTGGGCTGGGCGTAGGGTGATGGGGCTGTCACGTTGTTCTGTGCATGGTCGTTGTTGTAGGGGCTGGTGGATGTTGAACCACCGTTCTGAATGCTCTGATCCATGCTGTTCAGGAGCCCCAGGTTTGTGTACTGCGACTGGAGACAAaatggaggggaggggagagaacAACAGTGTTTTAACTGAAGAAGAATTTCAAGGACTTTAGACAAAGCACAATCTAAAACAAAAATACGTGAAACACGGATATGTAAGAACCAACTACGTCTGATCAGTCACTTGTCATGTCAAACTACATAAACATTGTAAACCTGGCAAAATCTGgtgatatatttttatgttgCATAAATCATTGAAGAACCCACGGTTTGAGGTAAGAAAGACACATGGAGAAGCTGGTGAAGGCTCATAAAATATGAAGACATTATGCACAAGGAAGTTGAGATCttgtttcaaaagaaaaaaaatcacgaCAAAGCAGAGCAACACAAATCATCTTTTGTGGTGTTGTGTTAGCGGTTTTGCTCCTCCCTGATCCCACATGCTATAACATCTGCCATAATTGGCCTTAGAAATGACTATATACCgtgaaaatacaataaactcTATGTCACTAATTACCATCAGGCCATGCTTGTTTTTGATCAATGTCCTGCTACTTCTGCTCCTGATCCCCTTTCCACAGTCTGAACAATTCAGACGGGAGGAATGGAATTAAAATGTCTGCCTTTTAACAGGAAGGGAAATATACGCCTGGGTCGTAGCCAGTCCCTTCCTGCTTGCTCTGCTTGCCATTCACCCCATTCCTTTCCATTTATAAATGGCACATTCCTGGACGAGGTGCCATCACCCTTGCTCTTCAGACAGCCATTAATCTCTCCAGGGCCTCTTGTTTATTTCAAGCACGGCCGCCCACAGCTGTCCAGCTCACACCCACGGCACTGCCAGGTGTTAGCGGTGAGCCAGATGACCAAGAAAACACTGATGAGTTAGACTATATAACTATTAATCTCAAGCTAGTG is part of the Limanda limanda chromosome 9, fLimLim1.1, whole genome shotgun sequence genome and encodes:
- the tp63 gene encoding tumor protein 63 isoform X3; amino-acid sequence: MLYLETGTATSYSESQYTNLGLLNSMDQSIQNGGSTSTSPYNNDHAQNNVTAPSPYAQPSSTFDAMSPSPAIPSNTDYAGTHTFDVSFQQSSTAKSATWTYSTELKKLYCQIAKTCPIQIKVLTNPPQGAVIRAMPVYKKAEHVTEVVKRCPNHELSREFNDGQIAPPSHLIRVEGNSHAQYLEDTITGRQSVFVPYEPPQVGTEFTTILYNFMCNSSCVGGMNRRPILIIVTLETRDGQVLGRRCFEARICACPGRDRKADEDSIRKQHVTDATKSNDAFRQVSHGIQMSTIKKRRSTDEEVFCLPIKGREIYEILVKIKESLELMQFLPQHTIESYRQQQQNLLQKQNSMQSQSSYGSGSPTHGKVNKLPSVSQLINPQQRNTLTPSSMSGGLTDSKSQSSKRKLTVAAFFSAVTPMMGNHIPMNADMSSLSPTHALQQQLPLVPSSHCTPPPPYPMDSSISSFLIRLGCAGCLDYFTAQGLTNIYQIENYNMEDLSRMKIPVEFQHIIWKGILEHRQAMDFSPPPHIVRTTSGASSVSMGSSEARGERVIDAVRFTLRQTISFPPRDEWSDFSFDLDSRRNKQQRIKEEGE
- the tp63 gene encoding tumor protein 63 isoform X2; this encodes MNSPYSAVQYSPEFPLYRLRDPSSRLSWRESSFLTTMSQNQSAQTTEFFSQDVFNQLFDMLDQSAIHSVQPIELNFTDSPTDGSTGNTIQISMDCITMHKPDETLSSQYTNLGLLNSMDQSIQNGGSTSTSPYNNDHAQNNVTAPSPYAQPSSTFDAMSPSPAIPSNTDYAGTHTFDVSFQQSSTAKSATWTYSTELKKLYCQIAKTCPIQIKVLTNPPQGAVIRAMPVYKKAEHVTEVVKRCPNHELSREFNDGQIAPPSHLIRVEGNSHAQYLEDTITGRQSVFVPYEPPQVGTEFTTILYNFMCNSSCVGGMNRRPILIIVTLETRDGQVLGRRCFEARICACPGRDRKADEDSIRKQHVTDATKSNDGTKRPFRQVSHGIQMSTIKKRRSTDEEVFCLPIKGREIYEILVKIKESLELMQFLPQHTIESYRQQQQNLLQKQNSMQSQSSYGSGSPTHGKVNKLPSVSQLINPQQRNTLTPSSMSGGLTDMTPMMGNHIPMNADMSSLSPTHALQQQLPLVPSSHCTPPPPYPMDSSISSFLIRLGCAGCLDYFTAQGLTNIYQIENYNMEDLSRMKIPVEFQHIIWKGILEHRQAMDFSPPPHIVRTTSGASSVSMGSSEARGERVIDAVRFTLRQTISFPPRDEWSDFSFDLDSRRNKQQRIKEEGE
- the tp63 gene encoding tumor protein 63 isoform X1, whose amino-acid sequence is MNSPYSAVQYSPEFPLYRLRDPSSRLSWRESSFLTTMSQNQSAQTTEFFSQDVFNQLFDMLDQSAIHSVQPIELNFTDSPTDGSTGNTIQISMDCITMHKPDETLSSQYTNLGLLNSMDQSIQNGGSTSTSPYNNDHAQNNVTAPSPYAQPSSTFDAMSPSPAIPSNTDYAGTHTFDVSFQQSSTAKSATWTYSTELKKLYCQIAKTCPIQIKVLTNPPQGAVIRAMPVYKKAEHVTEVVKRCPNHELSREFNDGQIAPPSHLIRVEGNSHAQYLEDTITGRQSVFVPYEPPQVGTEFTTILYNFMCNSSCVGGMNRRPILIIVTLETRDGQVLGRRCFEARICACPGRDRKADEDSIRKQHVTDATKSNDAFRQVSHGIQMSTIKKRRSTDEEVFCLPIKGREIYEILVKIKESLELMQFLPQHTIESYRQQQQNLLQKQNSMQSQSSYGSGSPTHGKVNKLPSVSQLINPQQRNTLTPSSMSGGLTDMTPMMGNHIPMNADMSSLSPTHALQQQLPLVPSSHCTPPPPYPMDSSISSFLIRLGCAGCLDYFTAQGLTNIYQIENYNMEDLSRMKIPVEFQHIIWKGILEHRQAMDFSPPPHIVRTTSGASSVSMGSSEARGERVIDAVRFTLRQTISFPPRDEWSDFSFDLDSRRNKQQRIKEEGE
- the tp63 gene encoding tumor protein 63 isoform X4, with product MLYLETGTATSYSESQYTNLGLLNSMDQSIQNGGSTSTSPYNNDHAQNNVTAPSPYAQPSSTFDAMSPSPAIPSNTDYAGTHTFDVSFQQSSTAKSATWTYSTELKKLYCQIAKTCPIQIKVLTNPPQGAVIRAMPVYKKAEHVTEVVKRCPNHELSREFNDGQIAPPSHLIRVEGNSHAQYLEDTITGRQSVFVPYEPPQVGTEFTTILYNFMCNSSCVGGMNRRPILIIVTLETRDGQVLGRRCFEARICACPGRDRKADEDSIRKQHVTDATKSNDAFRQVSHGIQMSTIKKRRSTDEEVFCLPIKGREIYEILVKIKESLELMQFLPQHTIESYRQQQQNLLQKQNSMQSQSSYGSGSPTHGKVNKLPSVSQLINPQQRNTLTPSSMSGGLTDMTPMMGNHIPMNADMSSLSPTHALQQQLPLVPSSHCTPPPPYPMDSSISSFLIRLGCAGCLDYFTAQGLTNIYQIENYNMEDLSRMKIPVEFQHIIWKGILEHRQAMDFSPPPHIVRTTSGASSVSMGSSEARGERVIDAVRFTLRQTISFPPRDEWSDFSFDLDSRRNKQQRIKEEGE